One genomic segment of Pseudomonas sp. RU47 includes these proteins:
- a CDS encoding acyl-CoA dehydrogenase family protein: MTAKPQSTLLSPLQTARQLAAEFALTAVERDERGGTPKVERDALRDSGLLALSIPTRYGGLGASWSETLQVVREFAKVDSSIAHVFGFHHLMLATVRLFSRPEQWQPWFEQTARQNWFWGNALNPLDTRTVVKNLGGWREFSGKKSFCSGASDSQMLIASAVDESAGGKLLIAAIPSGRSGITLHNDWNNIGQRQTDSGSATFERVRVEESELLLDPGPLSTPFACLRPLIAQLTFTHMFLGIAEGAFEEARQYTLSETRLWHKSTARDVREDPYVLAHYGEFWVALEGIRLLVERAAALLDEAWAKGANLSAEERGHVATAIATAKVAASRQGLEICSRLFEVTGARSTHASLRLDRHWRNLRTQTLHDPLDYKLHELGDWALNQSLPVPTFYS; this comes from the coding sequence GTGACCGCCAAACCACAAAGTACTTTGTTATCCCCGCTGCAGACCGCCCGCCAACTGGCCGCCGAATTTGCCCTGACCGCCGTCGAGCGTGATGAACGTGGCGGCACACCGAAAGTCGAGCGCGATGCCCTGCGCGACAGCGGCCTGCTGGCCTTGAGTATTCCGACCCGCTACGGCGGCCTCGGCGCCAGCTGGAGTGAAACCCTGCAAGTCGTCCGCGAGTTCGCTAAGGTCGACAGTTCGATCGCCCACGTTTTCGGTTTTCATCACTTGATGCTCGCCACCGTGCGCCTGTTTTCCCGGCCAGAACAATGGCAGCCGTGGTTCGAACAGACTGCGCGGCAGAACTGGTTCTGGGGCAACGCACTGAACCCGCTCGACACCCGTACCGTGGTCAAGAACCTCGGTGGCTGGCGCGAGTTTTCCGGGAAGAAAAGCTTCTGTTCCGGCGCCAGCGACTCACAAATGCTGATCGCCTCGGCGGTGGATGAAAGCGCCGGCGGCAAGTTGCTGATCGCGGCGATTCCCAGCGGACGCAGCGGCATCACCCTGCACAACGACTGGAACAACATCGGCCAGCGTCAGACCGATAGCGGCAGCGCCACGTTTGAACGGGTGCGCGTCGAAGAGTCGGAACTGCTGCTCGACCCCGGCCCGCTGAGCACGCCGTTCGCTTGTTTACGGCCACTAATCGCGCAACTGACCTTCACGCATATGTTTCTCGGGATTGCCGAAGGCGCTTTCGAAGAGGCGCGGCAATACACCCTCAGTGAAACCCGCCTCTGGCACAAATCCACGGCCCGCGATGTGCGCGAAGATCCCTACGTGCTCGCGCATTACGGCGAGTTCTGGGTGGCGCTGGAAGGCATTCGCTTGTTGGTCGAACGCGCGGCGGCGTTGCTTGATGAGGCTTGGGCCAAAGGCGCCAATCTCAGCGCCGAAGAGCGCGGCCATGTCGCCACCGCGATTGCCACCGCCAAAGTCGCCGCCAGCCGCCAGGGCCTGGAAATTTGCAGTCGTTTGTTCGAAGTGACCGGCGCGCGTTCGACCCACGCCTCCCTGCGCCTCGACCGTCACTGGCGCAACCTGCGCACGCAAACTTTGCACGACCCGCTGGATTACAAACTCCACGAATTGGGCGACTGGGCGCTGAATCAGTCGCTACCGGTGCCGACCTTCTATTCCTGA
- a CDS encoding PepSY-associated TM helix domain-containing protein, whose protein sequence is MSKKSRSKLWFLVHSWLALPIWFFVLIVCVTGTLAVVSQEIVWLANPQMRASQPADDAPRLGYEEIITAIKTAEPLALVQRISRPDESHFALDVTLSYPDGRSLVTYVNPYTGVIQGTAPQFDFQAFTRALHGWWLVPFTNGYSWGWYLVSALSFPLLASLITGLVVYKRFWKGFFSPTLRFRHGARIFWGDFHRLSGIWSIWFIAVISITSTWFLIEAVLSDNHISISSEAIIPAMARDSVPLTADGLPPARINLDRAIEIAQQKIPGLEASDINMPFNAYSHLDIRGRGWYPLMFQSATLNPYSGDMASSRVLSDRSSLEFVTESMRPLHTGDFGGLWIKLIWFFFGLILSMMVLSGLLIWTKRTALATANALKRENKKQRANAQPLINREPSEVNL, encoded by the coding sequence ATGTCGAAGAAATCCCGCTCCAAACTGTGGTTCCTCGTTCATAGCTGGCTGGCGTTACCGATCTGGTTTTTTGTTCTGATCGTCTGTGTCACCGGCACCCTGGCGGTGGTCAGTCAGGAAATCGTCTGGCTGGCCAACCCGCAGATGCGCGCCAGTCAGCCAGCGGACGATGCGCCGCGACTCGGTTATGAGGAAATCATAACGGCCATCAAAACCGCAGAACCGCTGGCACTGGTGCAACGCATCAGCCGCCCGGACGAATCCCATTTCGCTCTTGATGTCACGCTCAGCTATCCGGACGGGCGTTCGTTGGTGACCTACGTCAACCCGTATACGGGTGTTATTCAGGGTACGGCACCGCAATTCGATTTCCAGGCATTCACCCGCGCGCTGCATGGCTGGTGGCTGGTGCCTTTCACCAATGGTTATAGCTGGGGCTGGTATCTGGTATCGGCCCTGAGCTTTCCGCTGCTGGCATCGCTGATTACCGGGCTGGTGGTCTATAAACGGTTCTGGAAAGGCTTTTTCAGCCCCACGCTGCGTTTTCGTCACGGTGCGCGGATTTTCTGGGGTGACTTTCATCGCCTGAGCGGTATCTGGTCGATCTGGTTCATCGCGGTGATCTCCATCACCAGCACCTGGTTTCTGATTGAAGCGGTGCTGTCCGATAACCACATTTCCATTTCCAGCGAAGCGATCATTCCAGCCATGGCCCGTGACAGCGTGCCATTGACTGCCGATGGTCTGCCACCCGCCCGGATCAACCTGGATCGCGCCATCGAAATCGCCCAGCAAAAAATCCCCGGGCTGGAAGCCAGTGACATCAACATGCCGTTCAATGCCTACAGCCACCTCGATATCCGCGGTCGCGGCTGGTACCCCCTGATGTTCCAGAGTGCAACACTCAATCCTTACAGCGGCGATATGGCGTCCTCTCGAGTGCTGTCCGACCGCTCCTCGCTGGAATTTGTCACCGAATCCATGCGCCCGCTGCACACCGGTGATTTTGGTGGACTGTGGATCAAGCTGATCTGGTTCTTCTTCGGATTGATCCTGAGCATGATGGTGCTCAGCGGTTTGTTGATCTGGACCAAACGCACCGCCCTGGCCACCGCCAACGCGCTCAAGCGCGAAAACAAGAAACAACGCGCCAATGCGCAACCACTCATCAACCGTGAACCGTCGGAGGTCAACCTGTGA
- the soxR gene encoding redox-sensitive transcriptional activator SoxR — protein sequence MITKETVHKQLTVGEVAARSGVAVTALHFYESKGLIKSQRNAGNQRRYPREVLRRVALIKVAQRLGIPLAEIGQALKILPDDRAPSAADWKILSQQWRRELDERIEQLTLLRDRLNGCIGCGCLSMEACPLRNQGDVLGEQGPGPHFPKD from the coding sequence ATGATCACCAAGGAAACCGTGCACAAGCAGCTCACCGTCGGTGAAGTCGCAGCACGCAGTGGCGTGGCCGTCACCGCCCTGCACTTTTATGAATCCAAAGGTTTGATCAAGAGCCAGCGCAATGCCGGCAACCAGCGGCGTTATCCGCGCGAAGTGCTGCGCCGGGTGGCGTTGATCAAAGTCGCGCAGCGGCTGGGGATTCCGCTGGCGGAGATTGGCCAAGCACTGAAAATTCTCCCGGATGATCGTGCGCCCAGCGCGGCCGACTGGAAAATCCTCTCGCAGCAATGGCGCCGGGAGCTGGATGAGCGGATCGAGCAATTGACGCTGCTGCGCGACCGCCTCAATGGCTGCATCGGTTGCGGCTGTTTGTCGATGGAGGCCTGCCCGCTGCGCAATCAGGGTGATGTGCTGGGCGAACAGGGACCGGGACCGCACTTTCCCAAGGATTGA
- a CDS encoding antibiotic biosynthesis monooxygenase — translation MNNRSFTQLIEFEIEPRQQPALVTALSIQTERLAVRYAGFVSASVQASDDGRRVLSFLQWQTREAGEAAFRSFESGEQDFWQLIHTHQAKTITFNSFQVLSSIARSHDDALHCHLVG, via the coding sequence ATGAACAACCGAAGTTTTACCCAATTGATCGAATTTGAAATCGAACCACGCCAACAACCCGCCCTGGTGACCGCGTTATCGATACAGACCGAGCGCCTGGCCGTGCGTTATGCCGGTTTTGTCAGCGCCAGCGTGCAGGCCAGCGATGACGGCCGGCGCGTGTTGAGTTTTCTCCAATGGCAGACCCGCGAGGCGGGGGAGGCGGCCTTTCGCAGCTTCGAGAGCGGCGAGCAGGACTTCTGGCAACTGATCCACACCCATCAGGCGAAAACCATCACCTTCAATTCGTTCCAGGTGCTGAGCAGCATCGCCCGCAGTCACGACGATGCGCTGCACTGCCATCTGGTCGGTTAG
- a CDS encoding thiamine pyrophosphate-binding protein, whose translation MSKITTAVQPSRLSVFWHKWRFHINVLLLLIPLGFMPKYFSDAALFRGDAGLGEREIGEIQVGPWSLRLAELRNEAPRSDGPAGYLKAFSAALCTACVEPVKATYLRIGKPRSLRAAGVIFFGTPYRMGTQLPVPVKTPADAELWITMEGWDGSMHQASIPLSQASPATIAWLNKQGAKP comes from the coding sequence GTGAGCAAGATCACCACCGCCGTTCAACCTTCACGACTGAGCGTGTTCTGGCATAAATGGCGCTTTCACATCAACGTTCTGTTGCTGCTGATCCCGCTGGGGTTCATGCCCAAATACTTCTCCGACGCGGCGCTGTTTCGCGGTGACGCCGGCCTGGGCGAGCGTGAAATCGGTGAAATACAGGTCGGGCCGTGGAGCCTGCGCCTGGCCGAGCTGCGCAATGAAGCGCCACGCTCCGACGGTCCCGCCGGTTACCTGAAAGCCTTCAGCGCCGCGCTGTGCACCGCCTGCGTCGAGCCGGTCAAGGCAACTTACCTGCGTATCGGCAAACCGCGCAGCCTGCGCGCCGCCGGGGTGATTTTCTTCGGCACGCCTTACCGCATGGGCACGCAACTGCCGGTCCCGGTAAAAACCCCGGCCGACGCCGAACTGTGGATCACCATGGAAGGCTGGGACGGCAGCATGCATCAAGCCTCAATCCCCCTGAGTCAGGCATCGCCCGCCACGATTGCCTGGCTGAACAAACAAGGAGCCAAACCATGA
- the ssuD gene encoding FMNH2-dependent alkanesulfonate monooxygenase, protein MDVFWFLPTHGDGHYLGTTQGARPVTLNYLKQVAQAADSLGYHGVLIPTGRSCEDSWVIASALVPLTERLRYLVAIRPGIISPTVSARMAATLDRLSNGRLLINVVTGGDPDENRGDGSFLSHAERYEVTDEFLKIWRRVLQGEAVDFDGKHLKVQNAKALYPPVQKPYPPLYFGGSSDAAHDLAAEQVDVYLTWGEPPAAVAEKLADVRERAARHGRKVKFGIRLHVIVRETAEEAWKAADKLIEHISDETIEAAQKSFSRFDSEGQRRMAALHDGRRDNLEIAPNLWAGVGLVRGGAGTALVGDPQQVAARIKEYADLGIESFIFSGYPHLEEAYRFAELVFPLLPEPYASLAGRGVTNLTGPFGEMIANDVLPTKASA, encoded by the coding sequence ATGGATGTTTTCTGGTTCCTGCCGACCCACGGCGACGGCCACTATCTGGGCACCACCCAAGGGGCGCGCCCGGTCACTCTCAATTATCTGAAACAGGTTGCGCAGGCCGCTGACAGCCTGGGCTACCACGGCGTGTTGATTCCCACCGGACGCTCCTGCGAAGACTCTTGGGTGATCGCTTCGGCACTGGTGCCGCTGACTGAACGCCTGCGTTATCTGGTGGCGATCCGTCCGGGGATCATCTCGCCGACAGTCTCGGCGCGCATGGCTGCGACCCTCGATCGCCTGTCCAACGGGCGCTTGTTGATCAACGTGGTGACCGGCGGCGATCCGGATGAAAACCGTGGCGACGGCAGTTTCCTCAGTCACGCCGAGCGTTATGAAGTCACCGATGAGTTTCTGAAAATCTGGCGGCGTGTGCTGCAAGGCGAGGCGGTGGATTTCGACGGCAAACACCTGAAGGTTCAGAACGCCAAAGCGCTGTATCCGCCGGTACAGAAACCCTATCCGCCGCTGTACTTCGGCGGCTCCTCCGACGCTGCGCATGATCTGGCCGCTGAACAGGTCGACGTCTATCTGACCTGGGGCGAGCCTCCGGCCGCCGTCGCGGAAAAACTCGCCGATGTGCGCGAGCGCGCGGCGCGGCATGGGCGCAAGGTCAAGTTCGGTATCCGCCTGCATGTCATCGTGCGCGAGACCGCCGAAGAAGCCTGGAAAGCCGCGGACAAACTGATCGAACACATCAGCGACGAGACCATTGAAGCGGCGCAGAAGTCCTTCTCGCGTTTCGATTCCGAGGGTCAGCGGCGCATGGCGGCCTTGCACGATGGTCGTCGCGACAACCTCGAGATCGCTCCGAATCTGTGGGCCGGTGTCGGTCTGGTGCGCGGCGGTGCCGGTACGGCGCTGGTGGGTGATCCGCAGCAAGTGGCGGCGCGGATCAAGGAATACGCGGATCTGGGCATCGAGAGTTTCATCTTCTCCGGTTACCCGCATCTGGAAGAGGCTTACCGCTTTGCCGAATTGGTGTTCCCGCTGCTACCCGAGCCTTACGCCAGTCTGGCCGGGCGTGGCGTGACCAATCTGACCGGGCCGTTTGGTGAAATGATTGCCAATGATGTGTTGCCCACAAAAGCCTCGGCGTAA
- a CDS encoding sigma-54 interaction domain-containing protein gives MQLLTLPPSPALATSIRATAQVFEDPKSQALLAHLQQVAPSEASVLIIGETGTGKELVARHIHNLSNRRHRPFIAVNCGAFSESLVEAELFGHEKGAFTGALSAKAGWFEEADGGTLFLDEIGDLPMAIQVKLLRVLQEREVVRLGSRKSIAIDVRVLAATNVQLEKAINAGHFREDLYYRLNVVNLELSPLRERPGDILPLTRHFIEAYSQRLGYGRVSISPGAEHKLRAYSWPGNIRELENVIHHTLLICRNGVIERDDLRLSNLRIERPDDHVGADDSPEALLEQAFQKLFAQQAGALHEKVEDALLRAAYRFCHYNQVHTAALLGLSRNVTRTRLIKIGELAVNKRRLTENLQGERLIQLSI, from the coding sequence ATGCAACTGCTGACCCTACCGCCCTCCCCCGCGCTCGCGACGTCGATCCGCGCCACCGCGCAGGTCTTCGAAGACCCGAAGTCCCAGGCCTTGCTCGCGCATTTGCAACAGGTCGCGCCGAGTGAAGCGAGTGTGCTGATCATCGGCGAGACCGGTACCGGCAAAGAGCTGGTAGCGCGGCATATTCATAACCTCAGCAACCGTCGTCATCGGCCGTTTATCGCGGTCAATTGCGGGGCGTTTTCCGAATCGCTGGTGGAAGCGGAATTGTTCGGTCATGAAAAAGGCGCGTTCACCGGCGCGCTGAGCGCCAAGGCCGGATGGTTCGAGGAAGCGGATGGCGGCACGTTGTTTCTCGATGAGATCGGCGATCTGCCGATGGCGATTCAGGTCAAGTTGCTGCGGGTGTTGCAGGAACGCGAAGTGGTCCGACTGGGCTCGCGCAAAAGCATTGCCATCGATGTGCGGGTGCTGGCGGCGACCAACGTGCAGCTGGAAAAAGCCATCAACGCCGGCCATTTCCGCGAGGATCTGTATTACCGCCTCAACGTGGTCAATCTGGAACTGAGCCCGTTGCGCGAGCGTCCCGGCGATATTCTGCCGCTCACTCGCCATTTCATCGAAGCCTACAGTCAGCGCCTCGGTTATGGACGCGTGAGTATCAGCCCCGGCGCCGAGCACAAGCTGCGCGCTTACAGTTGGCCGGGCAATATTCGCGAGCTGGAAAACGTCATCCACCACACTCTGCTGATCTGCCGCAATGGTGTGATCGAGCGCGACGATCTGCGCCTGTCGAACCTGCGTATCGAACGACCCGACGATCATGTCGGCGCCGACGACTCACCGGAGGCATTGCTGGAACAGGCCTTTCAAAAACTGTTTGCGCAACAAGCCGGCGCTTTGCACGAAAAAGTGGAGGACGCCTTGTTGCGCGCGGCGTATCGCTTTTGCCATTACAACCAGGTGCACACCGCCGCATTGCTCGGTCTGAGCCGCAACGTCACCCGCACGCGATTGATCAAGATTGGCGAACTGGCGGTGAACAAGCGGCGACTCACGGAAAATCTGCAAGGCGAGCGTTTGATCCAGCTGTCGATCTAA
- a CDS encoding VOC family protein, translating to MSVKPIPEGYHSITPYLGIHKAAEAIDFYKKAFGATEVMRLAMPDGGIGHAELRIGDSAIMLGSPCDQGPLSNPDKAVSVGLHLYVTDVDKSFQRALDAGATSVSEVKDQFYGDRSGTLKDPYGHLWFLASRKEDLTEEQIKQRAMEMFQQG from the coding sequence ATGAGCGTAAAACCCATTCCCGAGGGGTATCACAGCATTACCCCGTATCTCGGCATCCACAAAGCCGCCGAAGCCATCGATTTCTATAAAAAAGCCTTCGGCGCCACCGAAGTCATGCGCCTGGCCATGCCTGACGGCGGCATCGGTCACGCCGAGCTGCGCATTGGCGACAGCGCGATCATGCTCGGCTCGCCGTGCGATCAAGGGCCGTTGAGCAATCCTGATAAAGCCGTATCAGTTGGATTGCATCTGTATGTGACCGATGTCGACAAGTCATTTCAACGAGCACTGGATGCCGGGGCGACCTCGGTGTCCGAGGTCAAGGATCAGTTTTACGGTGATCGCAGCGGGACGCTGAAGGATCCGTATGGGCATCTGTGGTTTCTGGCCTCGCGCAAGGAAGATCTGACTGAAGAGCAGATCAAGCAGCGGGCGATGGAGATGTTTCAGCAGGGTTGA
- a CDS encoding alpha/beta fold hydrolase: protein MFAGFRKDQRHVNGVDIAYRLGGSGPGLLLLHGHPQTHVIWHKIAEQLAEHFTVVAADLRGYGDSSRPVADEQHVNYSKREMARDNVELMQSLGFEQFSILAHDRGARVAHRLALDHPAAVQRMMLLDIAPTLSMYAQTNEAFARAYWHWFFLIRPAPLPETLLEADPEAYLRSVMGSRSAGLKPFTDAAFGEYLRCLRQPGSARGICEDYRASASIDLAHDRADIAAGNHLNLPLRVLWGAEGTVGSCFDPLKEWQQVAVNVSGQALPAGHYLAEEVPELLLAEALAFLR, encoded by the coding sequence ATGTTTGCCGGATTCCGCAAAGACCAGCGCCATGTCAACGGCGTCGACATCGCCTACCGCCTCGGCGGCAGCGGCCCGGGCCTGCTGCTGTTGCACGGGCACCCGCAGACCCACGTGATCTGGCACAAGATTGCCGAACAACTGGCCGAACACTTCACCGTGGTCGCCGCCGACCTGCGCGGTTACGGTGACAGCAGTCGCCCGGTCGCCGATGAGCAGCATGTCAATTACTCGAAACGCGAAATGGCCCGCGACAATGTCGAACTGATGCAGTCGCTGGGCTTCGAGCAGTTTTCGATCCTCGCCCACGACCGTGGCGCACGAGTCGCCCATCGCCTCGCGCTCGACCACCCCGCCGCCGTGCAGCGCATGATGCTGCTCGACATCGCGCCGACCCTGTCGATGTACGCGCAGACCAACGAAGCTTTCGCCCGTGCGTATTGGCACTGGTTCTTCCTGATTCGCCCGGCGCCTCTGCCGGAAACCTTGCTCGAAGCCGATCCCGAAGCGTATTTACGCAGCGTGATGGGCAGCCGCAGCGCCGGACTCAAGCCGTTTACCGATGCAGCCTTCGGCGAATACCTGCGCTGCCTGCGACAACCCGGCAGCGCCCGTGGCATCTGCGAAGACTATCGCGCCAGCGCCAGCATCGATCTTGCGCACGACCGCGCCGACATCGCCGCCGGCAATCATCTGAATCTGCCGCTGCGCGTGTTGTGGGGCGCCGAAGGCACCGTCGGAAGCTGTTTCGATCCACTCAAGGAATGGCAGCAAGTGGCGGTCAACGTCAGCGGTCAGGCATTGCCCGCCGGCCATTACCTTGCCGAAGAAGTCCCCGAACTGTTGCTCGCCGAAGCGCTGGCGTTTTTGCGCTGA
- the leuD gene encoding 3-isopropylmalate dehydratase small subunit, giving the protein MSLQPFTQVSGQAAPLLAANIDTDVIMPKQFLKGIDRQGLDRGLFFDLRFLRDGSPNPDFVLNQPAWQGASFLLVGPNFGCGSSREHAVWGLEQMGIRALIGSSFAGIFYDNCQRNGVLLITLEEAQVQRIGRLVGEPETARISIDLEAQQIGLADGSVIDFQIDTLRKTALLLGLDAIGSTLQRREQIKTFERQHLANNPWLS; this is encoded by the coding sequence ATGAGCCTGCAACCCTTCACTCAAGTCAGCGGTCAGGCCGCGCCGTTATTGGCGGCCAATATCGACACTGACGTGATCATGCCCAAGCAGTTCCTCAAAGGCATTGATCGCCAGGGACTCGATCGCGGCTTGTTTTTCGATTTGAGGTTTCTGCGCGATGGCAGCCCCAACCCCGATTTCGTTTTGAACCAACCAGCGTGGCAGGGCGCAAGTTTTCTGCTGGTCGGGCCGAATTTTGGCTGCGGTTCCAGCCGCGAACACGCGGTCTGGGGCTTGGAGCAAATGGGTATTCGCGCATTGATCGGCAGCAGTTTCGCCGGGATCTTCTACGACAACTGCCAGCGTAACGGGGTGTTGTTGATCACGCTGGAAGAGGCGCAGGTACAGCGGATCGGACGGCTTGTCGGTGAGCCTGAAACGGCGCGGATCAGTATCGATCTGGAGGCGCAGCAGATTGGTTTGGCGGATGGCAGCGTGATCGACTTTCAGATCGACACCCTGCGCAAGACGGCGTTGCTCCTCGGTCTGGACGCTATCGGCAGTACCTTGCAACGGCGCGAGCAGATCAAAACCTTCGAACGCCAACATCTGGCCAATAACCCTTGGCTTTCCTGA
- a CDS encoding LysR substrate-binding domain-containing protein has protein sequence MLAASAASVRFDMSQKKDTVPLPEDLRVLLTVIRKNGFAAAADELGLSPAYVSKRIQILETTLGTRLLHRTSRRVSLTEDGERVQRWALRILDDFQQLHDELSDAHDSPRGRLHICSSFGFGRNHVAPAVSLLAERYPELEIRLDLFDRVVDIINEGFDLEIRVGDDIPGQHIGRRLVSNRRVLCAAPGYLQRRGTPQTLDELQQHDCLVIKERDNAFGIWNLDRDGGQENVRVSGPLSSNNGEIVLQWALDGRGVLLRSLWDVKPLLEQGRLVQVLEDYSQSANVWAVYPTRLAHSGKLRACVEFLQAHFKGLSL, from the coding sequence ATGCTGGCGGCTTCTGCCGCCAGTGTTCGTTTTGACATGTCCCAGAAGAAAGACACCGTGCCCCTGCCCGAAGACCTGCGCGTGCTGCTCACCGTGATCCGCAAGAACGGCTTTGCCGCCGCTGCGGATGAACTGGGCCTGTCACCGGCCTATGTCAGCAAACGCATCCAGATTCTTGAAACCACCCTCGGCACGCGCCTGCTGCACCGCACCAGCCGTCGCGTCTCGCTGACCGAGGACGGTGAACGCGTGCAACGCTGGGCGTTGCGCATTCTCGATGATTTCCAGCAACTGCACGACGAATTGTCCGACGCCCACGACAGCCCGCGTGGGCGTTTGCACATTTGCAGCAGTTTCGGTTTCGGTCGCAATCACGTGGCGCCGGCGGTGTCGTTGCTGGCCGAACGTTATCCAGAACTGGAGATTCGCCTCGACCTGTTTGACCGGGTGGTGGACATCATCAATGAAGGCTTCGATCTGGAGATCCGCGTCGGCGACGACATTCCCGGTCAGCACATTGGTCGGCGTCTGGTCAGCAACCGGCGCGTGCTGTGTGCCGCCCCGGGTTATCTACAACGCCGCGGTACGCCGCAAACGCTCGACGAGTTGCAACAGCACGATTGCCTGGTGATCAAGGAGCGCGACAATGCCTTCGGTATCTGGAATCTGGATCGCGATGGCGGACAAGAGAACGTGCGGGTCAGCGGGCCGTTATCGTCCAACAACGGCGAGATTGTTTTGCAGTGGGCGCTGGATGGGCGTGGGGTTTTGTTGCGGTCGTTGTGGGATGTGAAGCCGCTACTGGAACAAGGACGCTTGGTGCAGGTGCTGGAGGATTACAGCCAGAGCGCCAATGTCTGGGCGGTGTACCCGACGCGGCTGGCGCATTCGGGCAAGTTGCGCGCGTGTGTGGAGTTTTTGCAGGCGCATTTCAAAGGCTTGTCGCTGTAA
- the leuC gene encoding 3-isopropylmalate dehydratase large subunit yields the protein MTARTLYDKHIDSHTVCRLDDQGHVLLYIDRQVINEYTSPQAFSGLRAAGRDVWRPGTALAVVDHVNPTTPVRIAAMPAAGGARQVSYLAQNCRDFGIELLDILDKRQGIEHVIAPEQGFILPGMVIAAGDSHTTTYGALGAFGFGIGTSEIEHLLASQTLVYKRLKSLRVTVDGDLAPGLTSKDVIMALIGRIGASGASGYAIEFCGSTIDALSVEARMTICNMAVEAGARGAFMAPDEKVFAYLKGKPRAPQGESWERGVEKWRELRSDPGAVFDREIHLDASVLEPMVTWGTSPDQAAAIGARVPDPQAVSDPILRQDMRRALNYMGLEAGMVLSDIVISHAFIGSCTNARIEDLRDAASVVRGQQVAGHVRAMIVPGSSEVRAQAEAEGLAQIFIDAGFEWRQSGCSMCLAMNDDVLAPGDRCASSTNRNFEGRQGAGARTHLMSPAMVAAAAISGRLTDIRHFGERP from the coding sequence ATGACCGCCAGAACCCTCTACGACAAACACATCGATTCGCACACCGTGTGCCGCCTCGACGATCAGGGCCATGTCCTGTTGTACATCGATCGCCAGGTGATCAACGAATACACCAGCCCGCAGGCCTTCAGCGGTTTACGCGCGGCCGGGCGCGACGTTTGGCGGCCGGGCACGGCGCTGGCGGTGGTCGATCACGTCAACCCGACCACGCCTGTGCGCATCGCGGCAATGCCCGCTGCGGGTGGCGCGCGGCAAGTGTCGTATCTGGCGCAGAACTGTCGGGACTTTGGCATCGAGTTACTGGACATTCTCGACAAGCGTCAGGGCATCGAACATGTGATCGCCCCCGAGCAGGGTTTCATTCTGCCCGGCATGGTGATCGCTGCTGGCGATAGCCACACCACCACCTATGGCGCGCTTGGCGCCTTCGGCTTCGGTATCGGCACGTCCGAGATCGAGCATCTGCTGGCCTCACAGACGCTGGTCTACAAACGTTTGAAAAGCCTGCGTGTGACTGTCGACGGCGACCTGGCGCCGGGCCTGACCTCCAAAGACGTGATCATGGCCCTGATCGGCCGCATCGGCGCTTCCGGGGCCAGCGGTTACGCCATTGAATTCTGCGGCTCGACCATCGATGCCTTGAGCGTTGAAGCGCGCATGACCATCTGCAACATGGCGGTCGAGGCCGGCGCGCGGGGCGCATTCATGGCGCCGGATGAAAAGGTCTTCGCTTATTTGAAGGGCAAGCCACGGGCGCCGCAAGGTGAGTCGTGGGAGCGCGGAGTGGAGAAGTGGCGCGAATTGCGCAGTGATCCGGGCGCGGTGTTTGACCGCGAGATTCACCTCGATGCCAGCGTGCTGGAGCCGATGGTCACGTGGGGCACCAGCCCCGATCAGGCCGCCGCAATTGGGGCACGGGTGCCGGATCCGCAAGCGGTCAGCGATCCGATCCTGCGTCAGGACATGCGTCGTGCCCTCAACTACATGGGGCTCGAAGCGGGCATGGTGCTCAGCGACATCGTTATCAGCCATGCCTTTATCGGTTCGTGCACCAACGCGCGGATCGAAGACCTGCGCGATGCCGCCAGCGTCGTGCGCGGTCAGCAGGTGGCCGGGCATGTGCGCGCGATGATTGTTCCCGGTTCCAGCGAAGTTCGTGCGCAGGCCGAGGCCGAAGGGCTGGCGCAGATCTTTATCGACGCCGGTTTCGAATGGCGGCAGTCCGGCTGCTCGATGTGCCTGGCGATGAACGACGACGTGCTCGCGCCCGGTGACCGTTGCGCATCCAGCACCAACCGCAACTTCGAAGGCCGCCAGGGCGCCGGCGCCCGCACTCATCTGATGAGCCCGGCAATGGTCGCCGCTGCGGCCATCAGTGGTCGACTCACCGATATCCGCCACTTTGGAGAACGCCCATGA